The genomic segment AGGTGAGGTGCCCAGGCCTGGCACCCAGCAGCAGTGTGAACACAGCCAAGCAAATCCAATCCCCAGTGACGTGTCCACTTTCCCTGGCCCTCCAGGAAGCATATAATACAGCATCTCAGATTTATACAGAATTCTCCCTTCTTCAAGGTAGGAGATGGGGAGCTGAGACAGTCCCCCAGTGATAGTAGGAGCTTGATAAGGATGTTCTTAGGTGCCAAGCTCTGGGAACATTTGGTTTGGGGAACTCTTGACACATCTCTGGTTATCCTGGAGAGGACTTGGTCCGCAGCACCGTGATTCACCACCCTGTGATACCCGAGTTTGGGTTCCCTGACTCCAAATTTACTGCTTAGACACCAAAAGTGTAGGCTGCTCAACCTCAGTGAATGCACAGCTCAGGGAGGCAGCCCCCTCCCCCCCTCTGTTCAGCAGCTCATTTGAATCAAGTTCTTGATAGCAGATAAAGCGATTAGCACACGGGAGCAAAATGGCTGGGTCTGGAGGGTATATAGGAGACACATCTGAAGGACTTGTGGGATTACCCTGGCAATACAGAGGGATCAACTGTGATGCCTAGGTTTCTGACCAGGTGGAGGGCAGAGCCCCTTATTAAACAGGTAAAAACAGATTTAGAGGCATGTTGGAAGGGGAAGATGAAATGACGTCAGCTGTGAACATGTTGAGTGGGATACACGGGAGGTGTCCTCTCAGAGATGAGTGGCAGGCAGCTGGATATGCAGGTCTGCTCTCAGGAGAGGTTGCTGGGCTCTGGGTACAGATGTGGAAGTTACCAGCGTGGAGACAGATGGAGACTGAGGCCCCAAGAAGAGCCCCTTTAATCTGAGAAGCAGCAGGTAGggaggaagaaatacagaagtCAGTGTCTTGGCTGTTGGGCAATAAAGGAAGATAAAACCTGAGATATGCCCTTTAGATTTAGCAACCAGAGCTTACTGGTGATCTCCAAACAGGCAGTTTCAGTGAGGTGGTGGAGGTAAAACTTGATCTTCTTACGGCTGACTAACAGATATTAACCAGATCCAGTTCCTCCACTCCCTGAACACATGGATAAATTCCACTTCCCGACCTCTTTTTAGCTGGGTGAGGCCCTGTGACTGAGGTCCGGCCATGGGCTGCGGGCAGAAGTGATGCATTATCCCCTTCAAGATATAGCTAGCCCCTTCCCCTGCTTCCCTGGGCCCTTCCTCCCTAGTGTAGCCAGAGCAGAGGATCTGGGGGACTCCAAGGCCCTGGGGGCACAGAGCAATTAAACAGAAGGAGATGGTCCCCTGAATAATTATGTAGAGCCAGCAGGCACAGACGCCCTGGAGTCAGCGGTGCCAGTAAGGGTCACAGCGCATGAGCAGTCGAGATAGCTAGAGGGTCTACAAACCAGGAGAACCAGAAGTCCCGCAGGATGAGGCTGAGACCCACCAGAGTGGACAGCATTCCCTGCGGGCATAGAACCAGCTGAGGCTGAAGGATAGCAGCAGAATGCCTGTGGGTACAAGGCACACGCTTGATGTGTTCACTCTCACAGCCGCAGAGGCCCCAGggactctgcctctgggtccaCCCTTCATGGATGGGCTGCTTACCAGCAATGTGCAGCTCTGGCCAGCCTTGTGAGGCGTGGACAGAAGGTCCTGCCCTGGCACACCTCCTTGTGGCATGACTCCGCTGTCAGAAAATCCAATCCAGGAGATCTCTCTAGGTGCTAGATGAGATCTCAGTGGGGAGAGGGCTCTTGGgcctgatggagaaagaattcacgAGGTTGAGCAGGTGCAAGCAAAGAGTAGTTTGGTAAAGCAAAGTGCACACCCCAGGAGGAACTGCCACATGCTCCAGAGATGAGCAGCGCTGTCAGGCCCAGGTTGCAGTCTCTCACGGCTGGGGTTGAAACGGTGTGGAATATTCACTGGGATAGGTGGGGTTTTCTTGGAACAGGGAGGGGATTTCTGGGAAATGGGGAGAGTGAtgccctctttttgtccttagatggtctTCCTCGGAACAGGCATGGTGCCAAGGGCATGATgtttagtatgctaatgagccTATAATGTATTTGGAGGTGAAGACAGGGTCAGCTGTTGGAACCCCATGTTGGAACCAGTCAGCCCTGGCAAGTCTGGTGTCtataccctccctccccacatcctgCTAGAACAGTTTACGtggaatgtttagaatataaacaaacatCTCACCAAATGTAAAACacctgcccaggccccagcccactCCCCGCTCCTGGCCGGCTCGGGCCTGACTCCACCAGCTCCACTGGACCAGGAGTCAGACCCCCGGGGCTCTCTGCCTGGTGCCGCTCCTCACCCACAGGCGGCCTTGAGCAAatcccttccccagctgctgtAAGCCCTTCATTTACAAAGTGAATGTATCAGGCCGGATGATTTTAAGTCTCTTCCACGGAAAAACCGCATCGTTGCCCTGGACCGAAACAGCACTCGGGAAGCTTGGGCCAGGTTCTGCCAAGAGGCATCCGCTCTGCTCTGTAAGAGCGACTGCCGGGCCTCTGACAAGGGAAACCCTGCAGCCTGCAGCTGTGTGTTAGAGGAGACCAGGCAACCTCGCATAGGCAGGGGGAGCCTCCTCCTAAGAGAGAGGAGGCGGGTGGGGAGCAGCCAATATGAACATGACCTGTCAGCAAGTCCATCACCCCTGGGTGGGGCtacattccatttttctttctttcttctttttgaaccATCTACAGTTACAACAAAGcactttcctttctgttcccattTTTTATTCCCTTTATGATGAATGGCTCCACCCTCCACAACTCCCTTGTTCCAGGGAAAAAGAattggagggaggtggggagagcacTCCCCTTCGGCTTTTCTCACCGAGGCCACTTCACCTTGGCGTGGTTCTGCTTTCCCTGAAAGAATAGAGTCGGATGGAACTTTTGAAAGGAAATTACTCTCGTCTTCTAcccaaatatttgtttattttgaaggGCACAGATTTCCCCCATCCAACTGCGGTTCAGactaatataaaataaacttGTCCCCAAGCCTCGGCCTCTTTACAAAAGGGGGAGGGGGCCCAGGAGTGTACAGAGCAGTTGGGAAAACCAGCCTGGAACAGAAAactttccatgacagccaggcttggGCAGGAGAGCTGACCAAGATAGAGGGCTATGCAAACATAATACCCATGTGAGTCACACGCAGCACGCCCGTTTGGGACAGAGTTGGGACGGCAGGGGAGTGCCACTGGCCTTTGCTCTGCAGCCCCAAAGGGCCTCCTCCGACATAGACGTGGCCGTGGGAGAGAGGACCGGAGGGAGAACCACGACCAGGAGCCACCGGACAACCCGAGGAGATGAAAGGTGGCCTCTTTAGGAAGAGGAGACACTTTGTGTCTCTAAATTCCAAGAACTTGTTGAAAGGAGCTAGGATAACCACTTTTATTACCCAAATTCTAGAGGAAATTATTCTGCATAACATGGAACCTACTAGCTGCCGAAGTGTGCGAAGTGCTCCTGAGGTGGCCTCCCTGCCTGGGTCTCCTCAAGGTCCTGAGtcaggtgctggggacacagcctGGGGCTCTGGGGAGGTGGCCTGGCCACAAGTCCCCCTGTACACAGGCGCGGAGAGAACCTCCTCCCAGGGCTGAGGAAGACCAGGGCTCCTGACTCAGTGAGGAGGGCGATCCTGGGGCTTCATCGGGGCAGACAGCTGGCCATGGCATCGGGCCGTGGCACGGGCACAAAGTTCACAGGGCACAGCAGCAGCGGGCACATCTTCTCGTGCTCCTTGAGGGCCTCACTCAGGTGCTTCAGCTCCTCCGTCAGCTTCCCAATCTCTCTCCGGAGCACTGTGTTTTCTTGCTCCAGGCATTCATATTCCTGGGGAACACAGAGAATGGGCACAGTTGCTTCTGAAACCACCTTCCCTTCTGCGGACCCCCTGGCAGGTCTGACCCAAGCCACGGtgctcccctccttcccaccaAAGCTCTCTCATTAACCGTGGCCCCCTCCACCActcacatttgttcatttgcttagTGTCTCTCTCCTCCTACCAGGATGAAAAGGTTCACCAGGGTAGGGCTTTGTTTCTTGAGCCAACTTTATTGacgtataatttatataaaataaaatacacctaTTTTAAGCATGtaattcaatgagttttgacaaaggtaaaCAACTATGTTGACCAAGGCAGAATGTTTCCATTATTCTGAAATGTTCCCTCACGACCCTGTGGTAAGCCTCCCCACTGCTGATCTGCTTTCTGAAGGTGTCTGTTGAGGTCACTGCAGGTCCCCACACCCGGAACAGGGCCTGGAACAtagcaaatgtttgttgattgaatGTGTGAGTGAATTAAAATACCCCTTGCCCTGGCTTTGTTGCAACACTCAACTGTTAAAAAGTTTCACTGTATCAGAGTTTATGGAGGCTTAGAACTGGAGGGGATCACAGAGACCCCCTATCCCAACACAAATAATGTAGAAACCTTCCATACCTAATTCAAGCTTGGACATCCAACTTGTTCTGGGAACTGTTTTCTTTGAAGGACTGTCTTTGCCATTTCTGAGCTGCTCTGGAGAGCTCCACTTTGTACTAACCCCAAATCTCTCTCTCCAGATCTACCTATTTGGCTTGGTTCCACATTATGGAACCACACAGAGTAAATTCAATACTTTTTCAACATCACAGTTCTTAAAATGTTAAGAGACAGCCGCATACCACTTCCCCTTGGGTGTTCTCTGAGCTCAATTATCTCAGGTCCTCTGAGTTCCATGAGTTGTAGGACTTCTAGTCCCTCTGCCCTCCTTGAGGTTGTCCCTAATAAACATTCCAATTTGCCAGGATCTCTGAAAAAGTGTGCATTTTTCTGGGGATGGCCTGACCATGCAGAGGGCAGATGAATGGGTGAGGCCTACTCTGGGCTGGACTCAAGCCCACAACCACCTTGCTCTGGGGATTCTCTCTGAGTTTGCAAAGAAGTACAAGCTTCACCTGCACCTGCTGCTTCGTTGTCCAGACTTGGATGCTGGCTGATGTTTTGAAGCTTAAGGGTGGTCCTTATATTCGCTTCTAATGAATTTCACCCTGTTTGTTCCGGCATCTTCCAGCTTAGCAAAATCTTTTTGAATCGTGGTTGCATCAGCTCACAGATTAGTGATAGCACGCAGCTATATGCTCTCCACTAACTAGATCAGCAggtcttccttttcttcattcaAGTCATTATTAAGTTCTGTGATACTCAGCCAATTGCAGAGCCCTGTGGCATGCCAGTAGAGACCTTCTCAATGCTGATGATCTTATTTAAATCTTGCTGAAACATTTTTCCATCGTTTCTATTTTGAACCATGGCTCTGTTGTACCATACATGCCATACGTTTCCTGAGCTGGTGACCCAATCTTATTATCCATCACATCTCTTCTCTTACTAGTAATTGTTAAGAAATGTCACTAAAAAGGTCTGATCTTAAGCACCCTGAAGGCACATGCTGTTCTTCCCAACTGGAAGGCTTTCCTTCTTTTCCGGGTGGGCCCAGCTCAAGCCCACAACCTCGGCAAAGGCTTCCCCACTCTCGGCCCCTCACACATCTGTCACTGTGTGTTCTGTTCAGTTTTGTATCATATTCTATCTTACTTATATTAAGTAGAGTCTCCCCCTAAAGATCAGATGTCTAGCTCCTAGGGGCCCCTCTGGTACCTCCACCCAGCCTGTCGGACCACAGTGCCAGCATCTAAGTGCTCAGTGATGGTCAGACCTAGTCCTCTGTCTCCTCTTACCCTCTTCTTCCCGCCCCCCCACCATAGGCACCTTCCTCCCTCTCAGAACAAGGGACCCTGAGAGGCTGCATGCAGAAGCCATCAGAGCCATTCCTCTGCCTCTTGCCTGGCAGGCTGTCAGCATGGTCTGGAATATTCTCCAAGGCAGCAGGCCTCACCCTTCTCCCCACGGGCTGTCCTGGGTCACTTTGGCTTCTTCACTAACGTACTGGCCTGCTCTGCCTGCAGCCCTCCCAACTCCATAGGCTCTCCTCTGGCCTCTGACACACTCTAGTCCTGGAGTCAGAATCCGGTCTCCCAAAACAGCAACAAGCCTTCCATGAGCAAGGGGAGAGTCAGTCCAGGAGGATGGGATAGAGGCCTAAGCCTCTCTTGGGAGGGCTGCCTGCATCGGAGGGGTGACAGGCTAGAGCTCTGTgggacacacacgcacacttcaTTCTGCAACTGGAAATGCTCTTCACCTTCAAGTAAAATGGAGAAGAGATTTGAATGGTTCCATTCTAACGAGATACCAAAGAAGCATAGCAAAGCCTCTTCCTGCGGCAGAATATTCCAAACCACCTTTCTACATTTACTGAATTTTGTGGCAAGATGCTCTGAGCCTCTGAACTTTATCTCTGGAAGCCACGTGGGCCATGCTGCCTAGAGCCCTCCTGCAGTCCCCCCCACGGCTGCTCCCAAGCCCCAGCTCAGAAAGGTGTCAGAGCTGCCGCATGGGCTGCCAAGCAGGCCCCAGAGAGCTTTCTTCAGGGGGACTTCCTCGTCTGGGATTTAGGTCTTACTCACAAGCCTGCTGGGGGACTTTCATCAGACTGAAGAAatgagaaggagagaaaaagtcgAAATCTTCTTCAGGTGAGACCAGGTCACCACCAACAAGGGAAGGAAGGCACTGGGAGGTGATGGGGACGGGGTGGGAGGACAGTGAGTGGGAACCAGAGGGGGAAGATGAGGCCAGATTTCACACACTTGAAAAATAAGCGAGGAGCGTGAGGTCCTTTGTTATTTGCAGAGTGAGTATCAGTTTGGCTCAAATCTTGCAGGGTTTCGAATCTATTGCCCCAGGAGGGTTCAAGGTCACTGTGTGACCTCCCTGGGTATTTGCCAGGCTACATTCACAATGCAGAGACCCCGAATGAGAGGTGGTGAAAACTACCGTACATCCCAATTCTGCCTCAGAAATTCAGCTGTCTAGGGCAGTGGCTCTCAACGGGGGCAATTTTGGCAGCCCCCAGGGGACATCTGGAGTGTCTGGAGACAACTTGCTTGTcacagctggggaaggggtgtTACTGCATCTAGGGGTCAAGGCCATGGATGCTGCTTAATGTCCTGTGTATGGTGGACAGGACAGCCCCCACGAGGAGTTAGCCGCCCCCAAATGTCATAGTGCTGAAGCTGAGAAGCCCTGGTCTGGGAGCCTCAGAGAGGC from the Manis javanica isolate MJ-LG chromosome 11, MJ_LKY, whole genome shotgun sequence genome contains:
- the BATF3 gene encoding basic leucine zipper transcriptional factor ATF-like 3 isoform X1; its protein translation is MSQGLPAAGGVLQRSVTAPGNQPQPQSPEDDDRKVRRREKNRVAAQRSRKKQTQKADKLHEEYECLEQENTVLRREIGKLTEELKHLSEALKEHEKMCPLLLCPVNFVPVPRPDAMASCLPR
- the BATF3 gene encoding basic leucine zipper transcriptional factor ATF-like 3 isoform X2, which codes for MIISFLRRLCVLFFIIFGKPDQVLKSPEDDDRKVRRREKNRVAAQRSRKKQTQKADKLHEEYECLEQENTVLRREIGKLTEELKHLSEALKEHEKMCPLLLCPVNFVPVPRPDAMASCLPR